The following proteins are co-located in the Vigna angularis cultivar LongXiaoDou No.4 chromosome 2, ASM1680809v1, whole genome shotgun sequence genome:
- the LOC108318875 gene encoding dirigent protein 22: protein MFTKLFFFFLLFTPFIFTTQQDTHDDFVRTLDRKMFGLDENQEKFSHFRLYWHDVVSGRNPSSIEVVSSGLKNSTTSFGAVNMIENPLTLEPQLNSQLVGKAQGFYASTSQSDVTLLMAMNFAITEGKYNGSSFTILGRNPVFNEKREMPVIGGSGLFRFARGYAQLRTHWFSPTTRDAIVEYTVYLLHY from the coding sequence ATGTTCAccaaacttttcttcttctttctcctcttcACTCCCTTCATCTTCACCACACAACAAGACACCCATGATGATTTCGTGCGTACCTTGGACCGCAAAATGTTTGGTTTGGACGAAAACCAAGAAAAGTTTAGTCATTTCAGGTTGTATTGGCACGACGTGGTGAGTGGACGCAACCCTTCTTCCATCGAAGTAGTTTCATCAGGGTTGAAGAACTCAACGACGTCGTTTGGAGCGGTGAACATGATAGAGAACCCTTTGACATTGGAACCCCAATTGAACTCTCAGTTGGTGGGGAAGGCACAGGGGTTCTATGCTTCGACGTCGCAGAGTGATGTTACCTTGCTGATGGCCATGAACTTCGCCATCACTGAAGGGAAGTACAATGGCAGCAGCTTCACCATTCTTGGAAGGAACCCTGTTTTCAACGAGAAGAGGGAGATGCCTGTGATCGGTGGAAGTGGCCTCTTTCGTTTTGCTAGGGGTTATGCTCAGCTCAGAACTCACTGGTTCTCGCCCACCACCAGGGATGCCATTGTTGAGTATACTGTTTATCTTCTGCATTATTGA